In Oryza sativa Japonica Group chromosome 3, ASM3414082v1, one DNA window encodes the following:
- the LOC4333938 gene encoding uncharacterized protein, producing MFGTESSSTGGSSSTSTGDSPHCWSPGTNVQPGAGVGLNSICFASSGDGPARLGVAPFENGQCVRLLNRGRGGYLFADESGVRVRTDCRRGLINTVWCVQILGGDTPHILLRGAYGRYVAGTPLGADEGHIGILVTQRVLETMDTNVMWRTVPGPRGGGVVLINASSFNGGLRALRTNGKYQRWNTGVSLQCIDRFNARFSSMMEWEVQVIPTRVQRPPFQVGGAAWLCGLQRRGSGEIQVGVRVADDDGNFNIPGPQNLSVPGRSLIELGSVLEDRLGSNFRFRNMSIFIRAGSLGQPFPLLTDLPSELDYFEVVVFMVGTPGYRRLRFPDIDAA from the exons ATGTTCGGCACGGAGTCCAGCAGCACGGGCGGGAGCTCGTCGACGAGCACAGGCGACAGCCCTCACTGCTGGAGCCCGGGGACGAACGTTCAGCCGGGCGCGGGCGTGGGCTTGAACTCGATCTGCTTCGCGTCGTCCGGCGACGGGCCCGCGCGCCTTGGCGTGGCGCCGTTCGAGAACGGGCAGTGCGTGCGGCTCCTcaaccgcggccgcggcggctacCTCTTCGCCGACGAGTCGGGGGTGCGCGTGCGCACCGACTGCCGCCGCGGGCTGATCAACACCGTGTGGTGCGTGCAGATCCTGGGGGGAGACACCCCGCACATCTTGCTCCGCGGCGCCTACGGCCGCTACGTCGCCGGCACGCCCTTGGGCGCGGACGAGGGCCACATCGGCATCCTCGTCACGCAGCGCGTCTTGGAGACGATGGACACCAACGTCATGTGGCGCACCGTCCCGGGCCCGAGAGGCGGAGGCGTTGTTCTCATCAACGCGAGCTCGTTCAATGGAGGTCTGAGGGCCCTCCGGACCAACGGCAAGTACCAACGCTGGAACACGGGCGTCAGCCTCCAGTGCATCGACCGCTTCAACGCGCGCTTCAGCTCGATGATGGAGTGGGAGGTTCAGGTCATCCCCACGAGGGTGCAGAGGCCACCGTTCCAGGTGGGAGGAGCAGCATGG CTTTGTGGGCTACAGCGCCGAGGCTCTGGAGAGATACAAGTCGGTGTTAGGGTGGCTGATGATGATGGGAACTTCAATATCCCGGGCCCGCAAAATCTGTCGGTCCCTGGAAGGAGTCTGATTGAACTGGGCAGTGTCCTGGAAGATCGACTCGGCAGCAACTTTCGCTTCCGGAACATGTCCATCTTTATTCGAGCAGGCAGTCTTGGGCAGCCCTTCCCTCTGCTCACTGATCTTCCCAGTGAACTTGACTACTTCGAGGTCGTGGTGTTCATGGTTGGTACACCAG GGTACAGGCGGCTGCGCTTTCCAGATATTGATGCTGCATAG
- the LOC4333939 gene encoding probable histone H2AXa, translating to MSSSQGGGGRGKAKTTKAVSRSSKAGLQFPVGRIARYLKAGKYAERVGAGAPVYLSAVLEYLAAEVLELAGNAARDNKKNRIVPRHIQLAVRNDEELSRLLGTVTIAAGGVLPNIQQVLLPKKGGGKGDIGSASQEF from the exons ATGAGTTCCTCtcagggaggcggcggccgcggcaagGCGAAGACGACGAAGGCGGTGTCGCGGTCGTCCAAGGCCGGGCTCCAGTTCCCCGTCGGCCGCATCGCCCGCTACCTCAAGGCCGGCAAGTACGCGGagcgcgtcggcgccggcgcccccgTCTACCTCTCCGCCGTCCTCGAGTACCTCGCCGCCGAG GTGCTGGAGCTGGCCGGGAACGCGGCGAGGGACAACAAGAAGAACAGGATCGTGCCGCGGCACATCCAGCTGGCGGTGCGCAACGACGAGGAGCTGAGCAGGCTGCTGGGCACCGTCAcgatcgccgccggcggcgtgctGCCCAACATCCAGCAGGTCCTGCTTCCCAAGAagggcggcggcaagggcgaCATCGGCTCCGCCTCCCAGGAGTTTTGA